A stretch of Prionailurus bengalensis isolate Pbe53 chromosome E4, Fcat_Pben_1.1_paternal_pri, whole genome shotgun sequence DNA encodes these proteins:
- the TLR5 gene encoding toll-like receptor 5 translates to MPGARSAVSSFSRLLHGIMGDPLDLVFGVVLVASPVLAISSCSSDGRLALYRFCNLTQVPWVPGTTEILLLSFNYIETVTASSFPLLEQLGLLELGTQYTPLRIDREAFRNLPNLRVLDLGGSHMHFLHLDAFQGLPHLLELRLFFCALSDAVLRDGYFRNLESLTRLDLSKNQIRSLHLHPSFRELNSLKSIDFSLNQIPIVCEQELKPLQGKTLSFLSLATNGLYNRVPMDWAKCMNPFRDMVLETLDVSHNGWTADVTGNFSRAINGSQTSSLVLTYHIMGAGFGFRNIRDPDRSTFAGLARSSVVRLDLSHGFIFSLNFRLFESLRHLKVLNLAHNKINKIAGEAFYGLNSLQVLNMSHNLLGELYNSDFRGLPEVAYIDLQNNHIGIIQDQTFKSLKTLQTLDLRDNALKTISFIPSIPTIFLGSNKLVTLPNVRLTANFIHLSENRLEDLDSLYFLLRVPHLQILILNQNRLSSCNPAHAPAGSLSLEKLFLGGNMLQLAWETGFCWDVFKGLSQLQVLYLNNNYLNFLPPGVFGDLTALRGLSLSSNRLTVLSPGDLPANLEVLDVSRNQLLSPDPDLFAGLSAVDITYNKFICECELRPFIRWLNQTNVTVLGSHADALCMYPASLAGTSLSSVSMEGCDEEEVLKSLKLSLFILSSVTVTLFLTAVLTVAKFRGLCFFCYKAACRPLSVDHAKGSGADVYKYDAYLCFSNKDFEWVQNALLKHLDAQYSDQNRFNLCFEERDFVPGQDHIANIQDAVWGSRKVVCLVSRHFLRDGWCLEAFSYAQSRCVSDLDGALILVVVGSLSQYQLMKHQSLRGFVQKRQYLRWPEDLQDVDWFLNKLSQHLLKKEKGTKRDGDIQLQTIASVSSSTNPKPQTALHLC, encoded by the coding sequence ATGCCTGGAGCTCGGTCGGCTGTGTCTTCATTTTCCCGTCTTCTCCACGGGATCATGGGAGACCCCCTTGACCTTGTCTTCGGAGTAGTGCTCGTGGCCAGTCCTGTGCTGGCGATTTCTTCCTGCTCCTCGGACGGTCGGCTAGCCTTGTACCGATTCTGCAacctcacccaggtgccctgggtgccTGGCACCACGGAGATCCTCCTGCTAAGCTTCAACTACATCGAGACTGTCACTGCCTCCTCATTTCCCCTCCTGGAGCAGCTGGGGCTGCTGGAGCTCGGGACTCAGTATACCCCCTTGCGTATTGACAGAGAGGCCTTCCGAAACCTGCCCAATCTTAGAGTCTTGGACCTGGGCGGCAGCCACATGCATTTCCTGCATCTCGACGCTTTCCAGGGGCTGCCCCACCTGCTTGAACTTCGACTCTTCTTCTGTGCTCTCTCCGATGCCGTATTAAGAGACGGTTATTTCCGAAATCTGGAGTCTTTGACTCGCCTGGACCTGTCCAAAAATCAGATTCGTAGCCTTCACCTTCATCCTTCATTCCGGGAGTTGAATTCCTTGAAGTCTATCGATTTTTCCCTCAACCAGATACCCATCGTATGTGAACAGGAGCTCAAGCCCCTCCAAGGGAAGACGCTCTCCTTCTTAAGCCTCGCCACCAATGGCTTGTACAACAGGGTCCCCATGGACTGGGCCAAGTGTATGAACCCATTCAGAGACATGGTGCTGGAAACCCTGGATGTTTCTCACAACGGCTGGACCGCGGATGTCACGGGGAACTTCAGCAGGGCCATCAATGGGAGCCAGACCTCCTCTCTGGTTCTCACCTACCACATCATGGGGGCTGGGTTTGGCTTCCGTAACATCCGGGACCCTGACCGGAGCACATTTGCCGGCCTGGCCAGGAGCTCAGTGGTACGTCTGGATCTTTCACACGGCTTTATCTTCTCTCTGAACTTTCGGCTCTTTGAGTCTCTCAGGCACTTGAAGGTCCTGAACCTCGCCCACAACAAGATAAACAAGATTGCAGGGGAAGCGTTTTACGGACTCAACAGCCTGCAGGTTCTCAACATGTCACATAACCTTCTGGGCGAGCTTTATAATTCTGATTTCCGTGGACTGCCTGAGGTAGCCTATATTGACCTTCAAAACAACCACATTGGGATCATTCAGGACCAGACATTCAAATCCCTGAAAACATTACAGACCTTGGATCTCCGCGATAATGCCCTTAAAACCATTTCTTTCATCCCGAGCATCCCTACTATCTTCTTGGGCAGCAATAAACTGGTGACCTTGCCGAACGTAAGGCTTACGGCCAACTTCATCCACTTGTCAGAGAACAGGCTAGAAGATCTGGACAGTCTCTACTTCCTTCTCCGGGTCCCTCACCTCCAGATCCTCATTCTGAATCAAAACCGCCTTTCTTCTTGCAACCCAGCTCATGCCCCAGCGGGGAGCCTCAGCCTGGAGAAGCTTTTCCTTGGAGGAAATATGTTGCAGCTGGCCTGGGAAACCGGCTTCTGCTGGGATGTTTTTAAGGGGCTCTCCCAGCTCCAGGTCCTGTACCTAAATAACAACTACCTGAATTTCCTTCCGCCAGGAGTATTTGGCGACCTGACCGCACTGAGGGGTCTCAGCCTCAGCTCCAACAGGCTCACCGTTCTTTCTCCCGGCGACTTGCCTGCGAATTTGGAAGTCCTGGACGTGTCCAGAAACCAGCTCCTGTCCCCTGACCCCGATCTGTTTGCGGGCCTCAGTGCCGTGGACATAACGTACAACAAGTTCATCTGTGAGTGTGAACTCCGTCCCTTCATCCGCTGGCTCAACCAGACCAACGTCACTGTGCTTGGGTCTCATGCAGACGCCCTCTGCATGTACCCCGCCTCGCTTGCTGggacctccctctcctctgtgtcCATGGAGGGTTGTGACGAAGAGGAAGTCTTAAAGTCCCTGAAGTtgtcccttttcattttgtccaGTGTTACCGTGACTCTGTTCCTCACGGCTGTCCTCACGGTCGCCAAGTTCCGGGGGCTTTGTTTCTTCTGCTACAAGGCAGCCTGCAGACCGCTGTCCGTGGACCACGCCAAGGGCAGCGGGGCTGACGTGTACAAATACGATGCGTATCTGTGCTTCAGCAACAAGGACTTTGAGTGGGTGCAAAACGCTTTGCTCAAGCACCTAGATGCTCAGTACAGCGACCAAAACAGATTCAACCTGTGCTTCGAGGAGAGAGACTTTGTCCCGGGGCAAGACCACATCGCCAACATCCAGGACGCTGTGTGGGGCAGCAGGAAGGTGGTCTGTCTCGTGAGCAGGCACTTCCTCCGAGACGGCTGGTGCCTCGAAGCCTTCAGTTACGCCCAGAGCCGCTGTGTGTCTGACCTCGACGGTGCCCTCATCCTGGTGGTCGTGGGCTCCCTGTCCCAGTACCAGCTGATGAAGCATCAGTCTCTCAGGGGATTCGTGCAGAAGCGGCAGTATTTGAGGTGGCCTGAAGACCTCCAGGATGTCGACTGGTTTCTTAATAAACTCTCTCAGCAccttctaaagaaagaaaagggaacgAAGAGAGACGGCGACATTCAGCTGCAAACCATAGCGAGCGTCTCCTCATCCACTAATCCCAAGCCACAGACAGCTCTGCATCTGTGCTAA